From the genome of Methylocystis bryophila, one region includes:
- the hypE gene encoding hydrogenase expression/formation protein HypE produces the protein MSAIVPTFVNARALGEIFAPTVTLAHGGGGKAMKNLIDDVFIRAFTTGAQGPLEDQARIDLCELAARGDRLAFTTDSFVVDPLFFPGGDIGKLAVCGTVNDLAVGGAVPFYLSCAAIVEEGVSVTLLRDAATSMAAAAAEAGVKIVTGDTKVVQRGGCDKLFLTTTGVGVIRVGLNLGVEKTQVGDAVLVNGVLGDHGATILCARGDMMLDAPIESDCACLHDMIARLLEAAPGVRFMRDATRGGVATVLNEIAEASNIALEIEEAATPIRAEVKGFCEILGLDPLYLANEGKIVIIAPPEEVEAALGAMRHHPLGQDSCVIGRAVEGEPGRVVMRTILGGRRIVDMLVGEQLPRIC, from the coding sequence ATGAGCGCCATCGTTCCGACTTTCGTCAACGCCCGCGCGCTCGGCGAGATCTTCGCGCCGACAGTGACGCTTGCGCATGGCGGCGGCGGCAAGGCGATGAAGAACCTCATCGACGACGTGTTCATCCGGGCCTTCACGACTGGCGCGCAGGGCCCGTTGGAGGATCAGGCCCGGATCGATCTCTGCGAGCTCGCCGCACGCGGCGACCGCCTCGCCTTCACCACCGATAGCTTCGTTGTCGATCCTTTGTTCTTCCCTGGCGGCGACATCGGCAAGCTCGCCGTATGCGGGACGGTCAACGATCTCGCGGTCGGCGGCGCCGTTCCCTTCTATCTGTCCTGCGCTGCGATCGTCGAGGAGGGGGTATCCGTGACGCTTCTGCGCGACGCCGCAACGTCCATGGCCGCGGCGGCGGCAGAGGCCGGCGTCAAAATCGTCACCGGCGACACGAAGGTCGTCCAACGTGGCGGCTGCGACAAGCTTTTCCTGACGACGACGGGAGTGGGCGTGATCCGCGTAGGCCTCAACCTCGGCGTCGAGAAGACGCAAGTCGGCGACGCCGTGCTTGTCAATGGCGTGCTCGGCGATCATGGCGCAACGATCCTCTGCGCGCGCGGGGACATGATGCTCGATGCGCCGATCGAGAGCGATTGCGCCTGCCTGCATGATATGATTGCGCGCCTGCTCGAAGCTGCGCCCGGCGTGCGCTTCATGCGCGACGCGACCCGCGGTGGCGTAGCCACCGTGCTCAACGAAATCGCTGAGGCTTCGAACATTGCGCTCGAAATCGAGGAGGCGGCGACGCCGATCCGTGCGGAGGTCAAGGGATTTTGCGAGATCCTCGGACTGGATCCACTCTATCTGGCGAACGAAGGAAAAATCGTCATTATCGCGCCTCCAGAGGAGGTCGAAGCGGCGCTCGGCGCGATGCGTCACCATCCGCTCGGACAAGACTCTTGCGTGATCGGCAGAGCGGTTGAGGGCGAGCCGGGGCGCGTCGTAATGCGCACAATATTGGGCGGTAGACGCATCGTCGACATGCTCGTCGGCGAGCAGCTGCCTCGGATCTGTTGA
- the hypD gene encoding hydrogenase formation protein HypD: MKYVEEFRDGDTARVLAKEIQRIAEALDRPADRPIHIMEVCGGHTHSIFRYGLEGMLPKSVELVHGPGCPVCVLPMGRVDDCVSIAEREGVIFTTFGDAMRVPGSRKSLLQAKADGADVRMVYSPMDALTIARRHPEREVVFFGLGFETTMPSTALTILQAERLGVQNFSVFCNHITIVPTIKAILDSPDIRLDGFLGPGHVSMVIGVKPYEFVARFYKKPMVVAGFEPLDILQSIWMVMKQLVEARCEIENQYARVAPEQGNDAALRAVDHVYELREFFEWRGLGSIDHSGVRLREEYARFDAERKFAVPNLKIADPKSCQCGEVLKGAIKPWQCKVFGTACTPHTPLGALMVSSEGACAAYYQYGVFPKREAAE; this comes from the coding sequence ATGAAATACGTCGAAGAATTTCGCGACGGCGACACGGCCCGGGTGCTCGCCAAGGAGATCCAACGTATCGCCGAAGCGCTCGATCGTCCGGCTGATCGCCCGATCCACATCATGGAGGTCTGCGGAGGCCATACGCACTCGATCTTCCGCTACGGCCTCGAGGGCATGCTGCCAAAGAGCGTCGAGCTGGTGCACGGCCCGGGCTGTCCAGTCTGTGTGCTGCCGATGGGCCGCGTGGACGATTGTGTCTCGATCGCAGAGCGCGAAGGGGTGATTTTTACAACCTTCGGCGACGCGATGCGCGTTCCGGGCTCCAGGAAGAGCCTGCTGCAAGCGAAGGCCGATGGCGCCGACGTACGCATGGTCTATTCGCCGATGGACGCCCTGACGATCGCGCGGCGACATCCAGAGCGCGAGGTCGTGTTCTTCGGACTGGGGTTTGAAACTACGATGCCCTCGACGGCGCTGACGATTCTGCAGGCGGAGCGCCTCGGCGTGCAGAACTTCAGCGTCTTCTGCAATCACATCACGATCGTCCCGACGATCAAGGCGATCCTGGACAGTCCAGACATCAGGCTCGACGGCTTTCTCGGGCCAGGACACGTCTCGATGGTGATCGGCGTGAAGCCATACGAGTTCGTGGCAAGGTTCTACAAGAAGCCCATGGTTGTCGCGGGCTTCGAGCCCCTCGACATTCTTCAGTCGATCTGGATGGTGATGAAGCAGCTCGTCGAAGCGCGATGCGAGATCGAGAACCAATACGCCCGCGTCGCGCCTGAGCAGGGCAATGACGCCGCCTTGAGGGCTGTCGATCACGTCTATGAGCTGCGGGAATTCTTCGAGTGGCGCGGTCTTGGATCGATTGATCACTCGGGCGTGAGGTTGCGCGAGGAATATGCGCGGTTCGACGCGGAGCGCAAATTTGCCGTTCCCAATTTGAAAATCGCGGACCCCAAATCCTGCCAATGCGGCGAGGTGCTAAAGGGCGCGATCAAGCCGTGGCAGTGCAAGGTGTTTGGGACCGCCTGCACGCCGCATACGCCGCTGGGCGCGCTCATGGTCTCCTCCGAGGGGGCCTGCGCCGCCTACTACCAGTATGGGGTTTTCCCCAAGCGCGAGGCGGCGGAATGA
- the hypB gene encoding hydrogenase nickel incorporation protein HypB — MCKTCGCGEEAESKVVNLQTGAEFDLKNARTEGGREHSHFHGAVHAHAHGDAHSHDHEHAHGHDHDQDHPHDGANKTLDLQARILAKNDAIAARNRAWLAGREIFAINLVSSPGAGKTRLVERTILALKDKVALFVIEGDQATSLDGERIKAAGAPAVQVNTGAGCHLDAEMVARGLMELRPSAGSIVLIENVGNLVCPALFDLGEGAKAVILSVTEGDDKPLKYPHMFRAAQLVALNKIDLAPYVDFDRPRALENARRINPAIEAVEISATTGDGLEAWLDWLLKAAAAMRNGAFTLSERGAPSVSLGA, encoded by the coding sequence ATGTGCAAGACATGCGGTTGCGGAGAAGAAGCGGAGTCCAAGGTCGTCAATCTGCAGACGGGGGCTGAGTTCGATCTCAAGAACGCGCGCACTGAGGGCGGTCGCGAGCATTCTCATTTCCACGGCGCCGTGCACGCTCATGCGCATGGCGATGCGCATTCTCACGATCACGAGCACGCGCATGGTCACGATCACGACCAAGACCACCCACATGACGGCGCCAATAAAACGCTGGACCTGCAGGCGCGGATTCTCGCCAAGAATGACGCGATCGCCGCGAGAAATCGCGCTTGGCTCGCAGGCCGCGAGATTTTCGCGATAAACCTCGTGAGTTCCCCCGGCGCCGGCAAGACCAGGCTCGTCGAGCGAACGATACTCGCGCTGAAGGACAAGGTTGCCCTCTTCGTCATCGAAGGCGACCAGGCGACCTCGCTCGATGGCGAAAGGATAAAAGCGGCGGGCGCGCCGGCCGTCCAGGTGAACACTGGCGCGGGCTGCCATCTCGACGCGGAGATGGTCGCGCGCGGCCTAATGGAGCTGCGGCCTTCCGCCGGCTCGATCGTGCTGATTGAGAACGTAGGCAATTTGGTTTGCCCCGCCCTGTTCGATCTAGGAGAGGGCGCCAAAGCCGTCATTCTCTCGGTCACGGAGGGTGACGACAAGCCGCTCAAATATCCGCATATGTTCCGCGCGGCGCAGCTTGTCGCGCTGAATAAGATTGATCTCGCCCCCTATGTCGACTTCGACCGGCCTCGAGCCTTGGAGAACGCGCGCAGGATCAATCCCGCGATCGAGGCGGTCGAAATCTCCGCCACGACCGGAGACGGACTCGAGGCTTGGCTGGACTGGCTCTTGAAAGCTGCGGCAGCCATGCGTAATGGGGCCTTCACCTTGAGTGAACGTGGCGCGCCCTCAGTGTCGTTAGGCGCCTAG